From a region of the Euwallacea similis isolate ESF13 chromosome 3, ESF131.1, whole genome shotgun sequence genome:
- the LOC136419832 gene encoding uncharacterized protein — MRAIFPTILLFGIVNAGVQICFERTQFSLHNNTDVSSEQVEPFLQRAATELRQTLKSELDTWTDFPYTDYHINWHHAALTIAGNFTDGLVSIGHPGIQYFTLVPGGFEIFNLTLPFIYINGSYDIYGYVGKNRLFDIFGNGPFELEMLDFSVAVTSGLRINRSSLCIPLEINFYLVDCTNTFVNFMGGDDELGQLLNKVIQDITPDAVRIISREILDFFDPAIQQIIDNILHTNKMPNFIQLLGLLTEDTDTLRTFLEKPRMKDFEAL, encoded by the exons ATGAG GGCTATATTTCCAACCATTCTATTGTTCGGTATTGTGAATGCAGGAGTGCAAATTTGCTTTGAAAGAACTCAATTTTCCCTTCATAACAATACAGACGTTTCATCTG AGCAAGTGGAACCATTTCTCCAGAGAGCAGCTACTGAACTTAGACAGACACTCAAATCAGAGCTTGACACATGGACTGACTTCCCGTATACTGATTATCATATCAATTGGCATCATGCTGCTTTGAC cATAGCAGGAAACTTTACAGACGGTTTGGTCTCCATAGGCCATCCAGGTATACAATATTTCACTCTAGTTCCAGGTgggtttgaaatatttaacttgACGCTTCCGTTTATCTACATTAATGGATCGTATGATATATATGGCTATGTCGGCAAGAATCGGTTGTTcgatatttttggaaatggACCCTTTGA ATTGGAAATGTTGGATTTCTCAGTTGCCGTCACCAGTGGTCTACGAATCAATAGATCGAGTTTGTGCATTCCTCTTGAAATTAACTTTTACCTGGTTGATTGCACG aacacatttgtaaattttatgggCGGCGATGACGAACTAGGACAATTATTAAACAAAGTTATACAGGATATTACTCCAGACGCAGTAAGAATCATATCTAGAGAGATATTAGATTTCTTCGATCCAGCAATACAACAG ATAATCGACAATATATTACATACAAACaaaatgccaaattttatACAACTTCTTGGTTTATTAACAGAGGATACGGATACTTTGAGAACCTTTTTAGAAAAGCCACGAATGAAAGATTTTGAGGCattataa